In Juglans regia cultivar Chandler chromosome 13, Walnut 2.0, whole genome shotgun sequence, the following proteins share a genomic window:
- the LOC108980863 gene encoding E3 ubiquitin-protein ligase MPSR1-like, with translation MASEPEVSDVSSVFDRLVRSRDHSLFIPLILGFTSPVRDSQAQEPPDQESDDAPTTPRDRFILVNPFTQGMVVIEGSTSLENLLREAVVKDAQPPASKASIEAMPNVEVGEDGGECAICLDEWEVGGVAKEMPCNHRFHGNCIERWLRIHGSCPVCRYKMPVEEEEVGKKRDEEGRESRRRIEREIWISFSLNSGRRSGDSTQSPTTTDSDDSS, from the coding sequence ATGGCTTCTGAGCCCGAGGTGTCGGATGTTTCTTCCGTGTTCGATAGGCTGGTGAGGAGCCGAGACCACTCTTTGTTCATACCCTTGATCCTGGGATTCACCAGCCCAGTAAGAGACTCACAAGCGCAGGAGCCCCCGGATCAAGAATCTGACGATGCACCCACAACCCCGCGCGACAGATTCATCCTCGTTAACCCCTTTACGCAAGGCATGGTGGTGATTGAAGGATCTACGAGCTTGGAGAACCTGCTGCGCGAAGCGGTTGTCAAGGATGCACAGCCACCGGCCTCGAAGGCTTCCATAGAGGCCATGCCAAACGTGGAGGTTGGTGAAGATGGTGGGGAGTGTGCTATATGCTTGGACGAGTGGGAGGTTGGTGGAGTGGCAAAGGAAATGCCCTGTAACCATAGATTCCACGGGAATTGcatagagaggtggctgaggaTCCATGGGTCTTGCCCTGTTTGCAGGTATAAGATGCCtgttgaggaggaggaggtggggAAGAAGAGGGACGAGGAAGGGAGAGAAAGCAGGAGGAGGATCGAGAGGGAGATTTGGATCAGTTTCTCTTTGAATAGTGGTAGGAGAAGTGGGGATTCCACTCAATCTCCGACCACTACTGATTCCGACGATTCTTCCTGA